One Bdellovibrio bacteriovorus str. Tiberius DNA segment encodes these proteins:
- a CDS encoding RNA polymerase sigma factor — MSFSDAADFAKFYEAHAHKVRGLLFRLVGESALSDLTQESFMKAWEHRGKFRAESEASTWLYRIAYNSAVDHLRKAGRKEEVSPEQVEESLEKNLSNRELVDLALGTLDVDMRAVVILFYLEDQSLKDIALALEIPEGTVKSRLSLARQKMSDLLAKKGVSL, encoded by the coding sequence GTGAGTTTTTCTGACGCCGCTGACTTTGCGAAGTTCTATGAGGCCCATGCACACAAAGTGCGGGGCCTTCTGTTTCGTTTGGTTGGTGAATCTGCCTTGAGTGATTTGACTCAAGAGTCCTTCATGAAAGCCTGGGAACACCGGGGAAAGTTCCGGGCAGAAAGTGAAGCGTCGACTTGGCTGTACCGGATTGCCTATAACAGTGCTGTTGATCATCTGCGCAAAGCGGGGCGCAAGGAAGAAGTCAGTCCCGAGCAGGTGGAAGAAAGTCTGGAAAAGAATCTTTCCAACCGCGAGCTGGTGGATCTGGCTTTGGGCACACTGGATGTGGATATGCGAGCGGTAGTGATTCTTTTTTATCTGGAGGATCAGTCCCTGAAGGATATTGCTCTGGCCCTGGAGATCCCGGAAGGTACTGTGAAATCCCGTTTGAGTTTGGCTCGTCAGAAGATGAGCGATTTGCTGGCTAAGAAAGGAGTGAGTCTATGA
- a CDS encoding tail fiber domain-containing protein, with translation MKIHGTSFFFFFSFLLSQVATAAPNSLTYQGRILKVDGTPLEYNNVSFSFEVTSPDGLCVIYREQVNGINLANSGGVFDVPIGQGTKGYPTAPTFKLLNAFQNSGTSFICDGGATYSPAFDEIRRLRVQFHDGSGWKMISPDSEVRSVPYAGYSYSAAKLGSNTAADFVLKSVLPTCGAGTFLSYNGTNFSCAAVAGASGGTVTDVTSGNAYLTIVNGTSTPSLTLNVGTTANTVAAGNDSRLSDARVPTGTAAGDLSGTYPNPTVAKLQGVPVALAAPTSGNFLKYNGAEWTSSAIATGDVTGLAATLSGYVTQSSFNTAVADAGCTTGQTMYWSSGLGKFLCQTLSDGSKLGTTLNSAQVFVGNGSNIATGVAISGDISLSNTGAATVVGLRGKAVSATAPTAAGQVLRYDGTSSYVPAYLSLADIRSSVTATNTMFPAASCTSSQTLTWSSLSDTMTCSNIVVSASNFGSQTAKTFLAAPNGGNGTPSFRTIASSDLPTSGVGAGTYKSVTVDTYGRVTAATNPSTAAGYGLTDVFVKDGNSFAQDAVIGTNDYFGLGLKTNNQYRLVIDRDGNVGVNTTSPSAALHVHGNGSGTILASRIANSNNGAEIAFYKSRGTDASRLAVQSGDRLMGLYGLGAYDGTNFSNNSGAIQIMAAEDFTATAHGTSIDFGTTPLGGTARQTRMTLSPQGTVGIGTINPAANLHIQGTGDWDVTQYLLNTDDASANSRSLILVGTAATGARYGYISHQGAGYTGMGSGAASKPRTTVLAGTDTGGLNLYATQQIGMWIGSTEALKVNTNGYVGIGPGTPRQPLEINKGHIFHTGGDLVYFFNSYHTGSQKYAGYGGGSAHAAAIGFSPVTGSMYFATSSATGAADANVTGSANHMTIDKNGNIGIGVSSPSYKLHVVGTAGLSTGTAWTNASDRRLKDIHGDYEYGLNEILKLHTVRYNYKKGNALKLPSDVPMTGFIAQEVQQVIPDAVKTREDGYLELNVDPIHWATVNAVQELHGLCKLSEKQLQTLELRLQDHDRRIASVEQENKDLRQENADLKKQLQQHAADLEIIKSRLGIK, from the coding sequence ATGAAGATCCACGGAACGTCATTTTTCTTCTTCTTCTCTTTTCTGTTGTCTCAAGTTGCAACAGCAGCTCCCAATTCCCTGACTTATCAGGGGCGTATCTTGAAGGTGGATGGCACTCCACTGGAATACAACAACGTCAGCTTCAGTTTTGAAGTTACGAGCCCTGATGGCTTGTGTGTGATCTATCGTGAGCAGGTCAACGGTATCAACCTGGCAAACTCGGGTGGTGTCTTTGACGTGCCAATCGGCCAAGGGACTAAAGGTTACCCTACGGCGCCGACGTTCAAACTTTTGAATGCCTTCCAGAATTCGGGGACGTCATTCATTTGCGACGGTGGGGCGACTTATTCACCGGCGTTTGATGAAATCCGCCGTCTGCGAGTGCAGTTCCACGATGGCTCGGGCTGGAAGATGATTTCTCCGGATTCGGAAGTACGCTCCGTCCCTTACGCGGGATACTCCTATTCCGCGGCAAAACTGGGCAGTAACACAGCAGCTGACTTTGTCTTGAAGTCAGTATTGCCTACTTGCGGTGCGGGAACATTCTTAAGCTACAACGGTACAAATTTTTCCTGTGCGGCAGTGGCAGGGGCCAGTGGCGGCACAGTCACAGATGTGACTTCCGGGAATGCCTATTTGACCATAGTGAACGGGACCTCCACACCGTCGTTGACCCTGAATGTGGGAACCACAGCGAACACTGTTGCTGCGGGAAATGACTCGCGCTTGTCTGATGCGCGTGTTCCAACCGGCACGGCTGCTGGAGACTTAAGCGGTACCTATCCCAACCCGACGGTGGCTAAACTTCAGGGGGTTCCGGTGGCTTTGGCTGCTCCGACCAGTGGGAATTTTCTGAAGTACAATGGGGCTGAATGGACGTCTTCGGCAATCGCGACTGGCGATGTGACTGGTTTGGCAGCAACCCTAAGTGGGTACGTGACCCAGAGCTCTTTCAATACTGCGGTGGCGGATGCCGGCTGTACGACTGGACAAACCATGTACTGGTCTTCAGGGCTTGGTAAATTTTTGTGTCAGACGTTGAGCGACGGAAGCAAGCTGGGCACAACCTTGAATTCTGCCCAGGTTTTTGTTGGCAATGGTTCCAATATTGCGACGGGTGTGGCGATCAGCGGAGATATTTCTTTGAGCAACACCGGTGCTGCCACCGTAGTGGGCCTTCGTGGAAAAGCTGTCAGCGCTACGGCGCCGACAGCGGCAGGTCAGGTGCTTCGCTATGATGGAACTTCGTCCTATGTACCGGCATATTTGTCGTTGGCGGATATCCGTTCCTCTGTGACTGCGACCAACACCATGTTCCCCGCGGCAAGCTGTACGTCGTCACAGACTCTGACCTGGTCTTCGTTGTCCGACACAATGACGTGTTCAAATATCGTGGTGTCGGCTTCAAACTTTGGATCCCAGACTGCAAAAACCTTCCTTGCCGCACCAAATGGTGGCAATGGAACTCCGTCTTTCCGGACTATAGCTTCTTCAGATCTGCCGACAAGTGGTGTGGGTGCGGGCACCTACAAGTCTGTGACGGTGGACACTTATGGCCGTGTGACTGCGGCGACCAATCCGAGCACAGCGGCAGGATATGGTCTGACGGATGTTTTTGTTAAGGACGGAAACTCTTTTGCTCAGGATGCTGTCATTGGAACCAATGACTATTTTGGCCTGGGTCTGAAGACCAATAATCAGTATCGACTGGTGATAGATCGCGACGGGAATGTCGGGGTTAATACAACGTCCCCCTCGGCGGCGTTGCACGTCCATGGAAACGGCAGTGGGACCATTCTGGCGTCACGAATTGCCAATTCTAACAATGGTGCAGAGATCGCTTTCTATAAGTCCCGGGGAACTGATGCTTCGCGATTGGCTGTTCAGTCCGGCGACCGCCTGATGGGCCTTTATGGACTGGGTGCCTATGACGGCACAAATTTTTCAAACAATTCGGGAGCGATTCAGATCATGGCTGCGGAGGATTTCACGGCGACGGCTCATGGTACCAGCATTGATTTTGGAACAACACCCCTCGGAGGCACGGCACGCCAGACACGAATGACCCTGAGCCCTCAGGGAACCGTCGGAATTGGGACTATCAATCCAGCTGCAAATTTGCATATCCAGGGGACAGGGGATTGGGATGTCACTCAGTATTTATTGAATACGGATGATGCGTCTGCCAACTCTCGTTCACTTATCCTGGTTGGTACGGCAGCGACAGGGGCCCGTTATGGCTATATCTCTCATCAGGGGGCTGGCTATACGGGGATGGGATCTGGCGCAGCATCGAAACCTCGCACGACCGTGTTAGCAGGTACCGATACCGGAGGACTGAATCTGTACGCTACTCAACAGATCGGGATGTGGATCGGCAGCACAGAAGCTTTGAAGGTGAACACGAACGGCTATGTCGGTATTGGACCAGGAACTCCGCGGCAGCCACTGGAAATTAATAAAGGCCATATCTTTCATACCGGCGGTGATCTGGTTTACTTCTTTAACAGTTATCACACGGGATCTCAGAAGTACGCCGGCTATGGTGGTGGCAGTGCTCATGCTGCCGCAATTGGTTTTTCGCCTGTCACTGGCAGCATGTATTTTGCAACCTCCTCTGCTACGGGGGCGGCTGATGCGAATGTCACCGGCAGTGCAAACCATATGACGATTGATAAAAACGGAAATATCGGGATTGGTGTCTCGTCTCCGTCCTATAAGCTGCATGTTGTGGGCACCGCGGGACTGAGTACCGGAACCGCCTGGACAAATGCATCGGACCGCCGTTTGAAGGACATTCATGGCGACTATGAATACGGTCTGAATGAAATCCTGAAGCTGCACACAGTTCGCTATAACTATAAAAAAGGCAATGCCCTGAAGCTGCCTTCCGATGTGCCAATGACAGGATTTATTGCCCAGGAAGTTCAACAGGTGATTCCGGATGCGGTGAAGACTCGTGAAGACGGATATCTTGAATTGAACGTCGATCCGATCCACTGGGCCACGGTCAATGCCGTTCAGGAATTGCACGGCCTTTGTAAGTTGTCAGAAAAACAACTGCAGACCTTGGAGCTGCGTCTGCAGGATCATGATCGTCGCATTGCTTCTGTGGAGCAGGAAAACAAGGACCTGCGCCAGGAAAATGCAGACTTGAAAAAGCAATTGCAGCAGCATGCCGCAGATCTTGAAATCATCAAAAGCCGTTTGGGTATCAAATAG
- a CDS encoding alpha/beta fold hydrolase has protein sequence MKNTLLVAALLITTACASTSTKPTAETKTAKGFDSVLSTYQYPFPVHFHNFKSQGQDLKMAYMDIAPTKESNKGAIVLLHGKNFPGAYFQTLINSLTAEGFRVIVPDQIGFGKSTKPAYYQYSFHALGQNTQNLLKALNVEKYKLLGHSMGGMVASRMSLMFPDSVTQLFLVNPIGLEDWKTMTSYRPVEDGFRGELASSPEKIKQYQLDSYYDGKWKSEYDKWLEIPTGWILGPDYSVIAWNAALTSDMAFTQPVIYEFKNIKAPTVLIIGQRDRTAIGKAWAPEENKKKMGNYPALGRQAARLIPKSKLEELKGLGHMPFIEDYETFWQAMKKHL, from the coding sequence ATGAAAAACACCCTGCTAGTCGCAGCCCTGCTGATAACCACGGCCTGCGCAAGTACCAGCACAAAACCAACTGCCGAAACCAAAACAGCCAAAGGCTTCGATTCAGTACTGTCGACCTATCAATATCCTTTCCCGGTGCACTTCCATAATTTCAAATCCCAAGGCCAGGATCTGAAAATGGCGTACATGGATATCGCCCCCACCAAGGAAAGTAACAAAGGCGCCATCGTTCTGCTGCACGGAAAGAACTTTCCTGGTGCCTACTTTCAAACTTTGATTAACTCCCTGACGGCCGAAGGCTTCCGGGTGATTGTGCCGGATCAAATCGGATTCGGTAAGTCGACAAAACCCGCTTACTATCAATATAGCTTCCACGCTCTGGGACAAAACACCCAGAATCTTTTAAAGGCTTTGAATGTAGAAAAATACAAACTTTTGGGTCACTCAATGGGCGGAATGGTCGCCAGCCGTATGAGTTTGATGTTCCCAGATTCAGTGACTCAGCTATTCCTGGTGAATCCGATCGGTCTTGAAGACTGGAAAACAATGACTTCTTACCGTCCCGTCGAAGATGGTTTCCGCGGAGAACTGGCAAGCTCTCCGGAAAAGATTAAACAATACCAATTGGACAGTTACTACGATGGAAAATGGAAATCGGAATATGATAAGTGGCTGGAAATTCCAACCGGCTGGATCCTGGGCCCTGACTATTCAGTGATTGCCTGGAATGCCGCTCTGACTTCCGACATGGCATTCACCCAGCCTGTGATTTATGAATTCAAAAACATCAAAGCACCGACTGTACTGATTATCGGACAAAGAGACCGAACAGCCATCGGTAAAGCCTGGGCCCCTGAAGAGAATAAGAAGAAGATGGGTAACTATCCAGCACTAGGAAGACAAGCCGCCCGCCTGATTCCAAAATCAAAACTGGAAGAACTCAAAGGCCTGGGGCACATGCCCTTCATCGAAGACTACGAAACCTTCTGGCAAGCGATGAAAAAGCACCTTTAA
- a CDS encoding cupin domain-containing protein: MIITRWQAPIIPSKQQVLMILESEGMEPYEQTLEPAKKVGDHRKPFAEVRVIISGEMIFNVSGNQFVLRPGDRVEIPGNTRFSYVAQGGEPCVTVCAQRAI, from the coding sequence ATGATCATCACACGTTGGCAAGCTCCGATCATCCCAAGCAAACAACAGGTTCTTATGATTCTGGAATCAGAAGGCATGGAGCCGTATGAGCAAACTTTAGAACCGGCTAAGAAAGTCGGCGACCACCGCAAACCCTTTGCTGAAGTGCGAGTTATCATCAGTGGTGAAATGATTTTCAACGTTTCCGGCAATCAGTTTGTCCTGCGCCCCGGAGACCGTGTTGAAATCCCGGGTAACACCCGCTTCTCTTACGTTGCTCAGGGCGGAGAACCCTGCGTGACTGTTTGCGCACAAAGAGCGATCTAG
- a CDS encoding DUF1904 domain-containing protein, with product MPHIRMRAVRKEHVQELSDSLAKELAPAMKTSVDNFTFELVQTQFFSAGQETASYPFVEVLWFARSQEVQDDCASIITRQVKKIGRYDDVVVVFQVLLQESYYENGIHF from the coding sequence ATGCCACACATCAGAATGCGCGCCGTAAGAAAAGAACATGTTCAGGAACTCAGTGACAGTCTTGCCAAAGAACTGGCGCCGGCTATGAAAACCTCTGTTGATAACTTCACATTTGAGCTGGTGCAGACGCAGTTTTTCTCTGCCGGGCAGGAAACGGCTTCGTATCCATTTGTGGAAGTTCTTTGGTTTGCGCGTTCTCAGGAAGTGCAGGATGACTGTGCTTCTATCATCACTCGTCAGGTTAAGAAGATCGGGCGATACGATGATGTTGTCGTTGTCTTCCAGGTGCTTCTTCAAGAGTCCTACTATGAAAATGGGATCCATTTTTAA
- a CDS encoding pyroglutamyl-peptidase I, which produces MKKKKILLTGFEPFLGEPINPSQILLENIKRDLTFGDQVHTLLLPVSFAKAPRLVAAAMAMQTYDVVLMLGQAGGRKNICLERVGLNWNETEKPDEDGSTPVRGNISPEAPSALFTTAPIEQWMQLLQEHQIPVEISLSAGGYVCNNVYFKTLQVLGSSPEIVACFIHVPYLPEQVEGKADRPASMELETMLKAVKTIIGSILERS; this is translated from the coding sequence ATGAAAAAGAAAAAAATTCTGCTTACCGGGTTTGAACCATTTCTGGGCGAACCCATCAATCCCAGCCAAATCCTTCTTGAAAACATCAAGAGGGATTTGACGTTTGGTGATCAGGTGCACACGCTGCTGCTGCCGGTGTCTTTTGCAAAAGCCCCACGGCTTGTGGCGGCGGCAATGGCAATGCAAACTTATGACGTTGTTCTGATGCTGGGACAAGCCGGTGGGCGCAAGAATATCTGTCTTGAGCGCGTGGGGCTGAATTGGAACGAAACCGAAAAACCCGATGAAGATGGCAGCACGCCGGTGCGGGGAAATATTTCCCCGGAAGCACCCTCGGCACTGTTCACTACGGCCCCTATTGAGCAGTGGATGCAGCTTTTGCAAGAGCATCAGATCCCGGTGGAGATTTCGCTGAGTGCGGGCGGGTATGTCTGCAACAATGTTTACTTTAAAACTTTGCAGGTCCTGGGCTCTTCACCCGAGATTGTCGCCTGTTTTATTCATGTCCCTTATCTTCCGGAGCAGGTTGAGGGTAAAGCGGACCGTCCAGCCTCTATGGAGCTGGAGACCATGTTAAAGGCCGTTAAAACGATTATAGGATCGATTTTAGAAAGATCCTGA
- a CDS encoding Spy/CpxP family protein refolding chaperone, with protein MKFNLVLAGALVATMMSTNAWARSEGREHHKNDEIALESHFSPKKMKELNLTEEQKDKLKAIREAAKAEKQKCREDMRTARKAFKEALRSNASKEAVTAAYQSMLEKKQQLSKTRLDTLLSARDVLTEEQRSKLFSHGSKGSEE; from the coding sequence ATGAAGTTTAATCTGGTTTTGGCAGGAGCCCTCGTCGCGACAATGATGTCTACAAATGCCTGGGCTCGTTCAGAGGGCCGCGAACATCATAAGAATGATGAGATCGCCTTGGAAAGTCACTTCAGTCCCAAGAAAATGAAAGAGCTGAATCTGACCGAGGAACAAAAAGACAAACTCAAGGCCATTCGTGAGGCCGCCAAGGCAGAAAAGCAAAAGTGCCGCGAGGATATGAGAACGGCCCGCAAAGCCTTCAAAGAGGCCCTGCGTAGCAACGCCTCCAAAGAAGCGGTGACTGCCGCATATCAAAGCATGCTGGAAAAAAAGCAGCAGTTGTCCAAGACCCGCTTGGATACGTTGCTGTCAGCCCGAGATGTTTTGACGGAAGAACAGCGATCCAAATTATTCAGCCATGGGTCCAAGGGATCTGAGGAGTAG
- a CDS encoding MIDAS family adhesin — protein sequence MKTLTRMAAISFFVGLYVGCSPVKFSLDDSKCKDSGCVVENGKYAFNYSQTAGRGKVDILIVNDNSASMSFEQARLAPRFQNFIADLDNQQIDYRIAMTTTDVARSDAGSLVSFGGNPYITRNHSNRMSLFNSTIQRPETLACEKFIANWIRNNGGNLASIESSAYSQAYAQNCPSGDERGVYAANLVVKNNPSSFIRSDAHLAVIFLADEDERSGLYGNGGYVLDQMDQPNYLINNVKSSLGADKFNSLSVHAIVVKDNNCLAQQNGQTLDNYSPTTGLVTGSIGNVYLSFTNNGWGMAADICSNDYTSQLGQIRSKITDRIKDIMLNCSSPQDLIVTVSGSPVGYSLVGKTLKFNQYLSPGTSVSLSYKCDSLN from the coding sequence ATGAAAACACTTACCAGAATGGCTGCCATTTCCTTCTTTGTAGGGCTTTACGTGGGATGTTCCCCGGTGAAGTTCTCTTTGGACGACAGCAAATGTAAAGACTCAGGCTGTGTGGTCGAGAACGGCAAATACGCATTCAATTACTCCCAGACTGCGGGCCGCGGTAAGGTCGACATCCTTATAGTAAATGACAACTCTGCCTCCATGTCATTTGAACAGGCAAGGCTGGCGCCGCGATTCCAAAACTTTATTGCTGATCTGGACAATCAACAAATCGACTATCGTATCGCGATGACAACCACCGATGTGGCAAGATCCGATGCTGGCAGCCTGGTTTCTTTCGGCGGCAATCCTTATATCACCCGCAATCACAGCAATCGCATGAGTTTGTTCAACAGTACAATTCAAAGACCTGAAACCCTGGCTTGTGAGAAGTTCATTGCCAACTGGATCCGCAACAACGGCGGGAACCTGGCTTCTATTGAGTCCTCGGCTTATTCCCAGGCTTATGCTCAGAACTGTCCATCCGGCGATGAGCGTGGTGTTTACGCTGCAAATCTGGTTGTTAAAAACAATCCGTCCAGCTTCATTCGCAGCGATGCTCACTTGGCAGTGATCTTCCTGGCGGACGAGGATGAAAGATCCGGTCTGTATGGTAACGGTGGTTATGTTCTGGATCAGATGGATCAGCCAAACTACCTGATCAACAACGTAAAAAGCAGCTTGGGCGCTGACAAGTTCAATTCCTTAAGTGTGCATGCGATCGTGGTGAAAGATAACAACTGTCTTGCCCAGCAAAACGGTCAGACTTTGGACAACTATTCTCCGACAACGGGTTTGGTGACAGGCAGTATCGGGAATGTGTATCTGTCCTTCACGAACAATGGTTGGGGTATGGCTGCAGACATCTGCTCCAACGACTATACCTCCCAGCTGGGTCAGATCCGTTCCAAGATCACGGACCGTATCAAGGACATCATGTTGAATTGTTCCAGCCCTCAGGATCTGATTGTGACTGTGTCGGGTTCTCCAGTGGGTTACAGCCTGGTTGGTAAGACTTTGAAGTTCAACCAGTACCTGTCCCCAGGCACAAGTGTGAGCCTGTCTTACAAGTGTGATTCTTTGAACTAA
- a CDS encoding replication-associated recombination protein A, translating into MDLFSASQASHGTSPLSEILRPKTLDDIFGQQKTLGPQSKLGQMLRKGYLPSLIIWGPPGTGKTTFALALSQHFNAHYVHLNAVDSGAKALREVGEAGKDRRLQYQQKTILFVDEIHRFNKAQQDVLLPFVEKGDLVLVGATTENPSYELNRALLSRCRVVIFERLSEDDLNNIVKRAETHYAKPLDRILTEDAHKNLLEYSDGDARRLINSLEILYTFTKDEVEGPLLDVNDMRELLQQNPLGYDKNSEMHYDTISAFIKSIRGSDPDAAMYYLARMLDGGEDPVFIARRLIILASEDIGNADPRAISVAIAGLQAVEAIGLPEGAITLSQVTTYLASCPKSNASYMALHKARELVEKTRTLPVPLHLRSAKTALAKDLGYGRDYKYPHNYPTGWVEQSYLPEEVEKTAIYEPTTRGFEKNIRDYLGWMKLKKDKE; encoded by the coding sequence ATGGATCTTTTTTCTGCATCTCAAGCCTCCCATGGAACTTCACCGCTGTCAGAAATCCTGCGTCCCAAGACGCTGGATGATATCTTTGGGCAGCAAAAGACCCTGGGGCCTCAGTCCAAGCTAGGACAGATGCTTCGCAAGGGCTATTTGCCCAGCCTGATCATTTGGGGGCCTCCCGGTACTGGGAAGACCACTTTTGCTCTGGCCTTGTCCCAGCACTTCAATGCGCACTATGTACATTTGAACGCGGTGGATTCCGGTGCCAAGGCGCTGCGGGAAGTGGGCGAAGCTGGCAAAGACCGTCGCCTTCAGTACCAGCAAAAGACCATTCTTTTCGTGGATGAAATTCACAGATTTAACAAAGCCCAGCAGGACGTGCTTTTGCCGTTTGTCGAAAAAGGCGATCTGGTACTGGTTGGGGCAACCACCGAAAATCCCAGCTATGAGTTAAACCGCGCCCTGCTCAGCCGCTGTCGTGTGGTGATTTTCGAGCGTCTGTCCGAAGACGATCTGAACAACATCGTCAAACGTGCTGAAACCCACTATGCAAAGCCATTGGACAGAATCCTGACCGAGGACGCCCATAAAAATCTGCTGGAATACTCCGACGGCGATGCCCGTCGTCTGATTAACAGTCTTGAGATTCTATACACCTTTACAAAGGATGAGGTGGAAGGCCCGCTGCTGGATGTGAACGACATGCGCGAACTTCTGCAGCAGAATCCTCTGGGCTATGACAAGAACTCTGAAATGCATTACGACACCATTTCGGCGTTTATTAAAAGCATTCGTGGCAGTGATCCGGATGCAGCCATGTATTATCTGGCAAGAATGCTTGATGGCGGGGAAGACCCGGTGTTTATCGCGCGCCGTTTGATTATTCTGGCGTCGGAAGATATCGGAAACGCTGATCCTCGCGCAATTTCAGTGGCGATCGCGGGTCTGCAGGCGGTGGAAGCCATTGGTCTGCCCGAGGGAGCAATCACTCTTTCCCAAGTGACGACATATCTGGCGTCTTGCCCGAAATCCAACGCTTCCTACATGGCTTTGCACAAAGCGCGCGAATTGGTGGAAAAAACCCGCACTCTGCCGGTGCCTCTGCATTTGCGATCTGCAAAGACGGCGCTGGCGAAGGATCTGGGATACGGCCGCGATTACAAATACCCGCACAACTATCCAACGGGCTGGGTGGAACAGTCCTATCTGCCGGAAGAAGTTGAAAAGACCGCGATCTATGAACCGACCACAAGAGGCTTTGAAAAGAACATCCGCGATTACCTTGGCTGGATGAAGCTGAAGAAGGATAAGGAATAG
- a CDS encoding FliG C-terminal domain-containing protein, translated as MGMLDRYKKKGGFFQLLQLLETSPAAKREQFLGLIGGESPAWEEALRKRILTITRVYSWDGQYLVEIFSRVQPLTLANALHGNPQEQVDQLLACLPPISKRKITDMMAESAPTAAEKSTCISKMLSEVRGFVSQGIIRLEKVDPELHIPENIEEMLSVNAFATPTFDSEPVAKKDSKPNIVGDSDPASQQENEFLKRKVNQLASEVNALKHENSVLKDKLSQIKKIA; from the coding sequence ATGGGCATGTTAGACAGATACAAAAAAAAGGGCGGCTTCTTTCAACTTCTTCAGCTGTTGGAAACATCACCTGCAGCGAAGCGTGAACAGTTCCTGGGTTTGATCGGTGGCGAAAGCCCGGCTTGGGAAGAAGCACTTCGTAAACGCATCCTGACCATCACACGCGTGTACAGCTGGGACGGGCAGTATCTGGTGGAGATCTTCTCCCGCGTGCAGCCGTTGACGCTGGCAAATGCTCTGCATGGCAATCCACAAGAGCAGGTGGATCAGTTGCTGGCCTGCCTGCCGCCGATTTCCAAAAGAAAAATCACTGACATGATGGCCGAGTCTGCGCCGACGGCAGCAGAGAAGTCGACATGTATTTCCAAGATGCTTTCAGAGGTTCGTGGGTTTGTTTCTCAGGGTATTATCCGTCTGGAAAAGGTGGATCCTGAACTGCACATCCCAGAGAACATCGAAGAGATGCTGAGTGTGAATGCCTTCGCGACACCGACATTTGATTCTGAGCCGGTGGCGAAAAAGGATTCCAAACCCAATATCGTGGGGGATTCGGATCCGGCATCCCAGCAGGAAAATGAGTTCTTGAAGCGCAAGGTGAATCAGCTGGCTTCCGAAGTGAATGCTTTGAAGCATGAGAACTCGGTGCTTAAGGATAAGTTGTCGCAGATTAAAAAGATCGCCTAG
- a CDS encoding OmpA family protein, with the protein MKTIILTALLSVGLTAQANQDSATTSALEFSKEETQMAPRGVLPFLGLGGGYTGYETNGATEGTPSTIKLLGSWYLESPWVMDLGYGVNNQQFSQSSGTANETAITDGALEFAARWVSDNRWQFGVVGNQLFNQGVNYTADQADAQFVGLQLLKEFNMSPSWLARLGVRAQALTNNTEQQVGMYMVDLQIGWNPGAYKPSVRSTAAAEPTVMEEVQEDITYQERVEPARPVAAVEAGSALKDVNMNMIAGAGSAIQFRSSQYAISGADNRKLQQVAKVLNENPDLVERVEIHGYADATGTEEVNQRISQARADSVKNILERNGFTNVEAMGKGATDSTGIRAQDRRAELVFVGVKDEEALKRALSTIR; encoded by the coding sequence ATGAAAACAATCATTCTAACAGCTTTGCTAAGTGTCGGTCTGACGGCACAGGCCAACCAAGACTCAGCGACAACGAGTGCATTGGAATTCTCCAAAGAGGAGACTCAAATGGCACCCCGCGGAGTTCTTCCCTTCCTTGGATTGGGCGGTGGTTACACCGGGTATGAAACAAATGGTGCAACTGAAGGGACACCTTCAACGATCAAACTGCTGGGTTCGTGGTACCTGGAAAGCCCATGGGTCATGGATCTGGGTTATGGGGTAAATAATCAGCAATTCAGCCAGTCTTCAGGCACGGCCAATGAAACCGCCATCACCGATGGGGCATTGGAATTTGCTGCCCGCTGGGTCTCTGACAACCGCTGGCAGTTCGGGGTTGTGGGAAATCAATTATTCAACCAAGGTGTAAACTACACCGCGGATCAAGCTGATGCCCAGTTCGTGGGTTTACAGCTCTTGAAAGAGTTCAACATGAGCCCAAGCTGGCTGGCCCGTCTGGGTGTTCGTGCCCAGGCCTTGACGAACAACACTGAACAGCAAGTCGGCATGTACATGGTTGACCTGCAAATCGGTTGGAACCCTGGCGCCTACAAACCATCCGTCAGATCCACAGCCGCAGCTGAGCCTACTGTGATGGAAGAAGTCCAAGAGGACATCACCTATCAAGAGCGAGTGGAACCAGCTCGTCCAGTAGCCGCTGTTGAAGCCGGATCCGCTTTGAAAGACGTGAACATGAATATGATTGCCGGTGCTGGCAGCGCGATTCAGTTCCGTTCTTCCCAATATGCGATCTCCGGAGCTGACAACCGCAAACTTCAACAAGTCGCCAAAGTTCTGAATGAAAATCCGGACCTGGTTGAAAGAGTTGAAATTCACGGTTACGCCGACGCCACAGGCACTGAAGAGGTCAATCAAAGAATCTCTCAAGCCCGTGCGGACTCTGTGAAAAATATCCTGGAAAGAAATGGCTTCACGAATGTTGAAGCAATGGGTAAAGGAGCAACTGATTCTACAGGCATCCGAGCTCAAGACCGTCGTGCAGAGCTGGTCTTTGTCGGTGTGAAAGATGAAGAGGCTTTGAAACGCGCTCTTTCCACTATCCGCTAG